A region of Granulibacter bethesdensis DNA encodes the following proteins:
- a CDS encoding energy transducer TonB — translation MVSAATPDRTVQTIRPVIPPTLLPGLAGLTLGPSGLPESRTRALMRYSGACLVILGLHVAMFAYVSQLHPVPIGDSNDSPPAVMIDLPPAAPTPSAPPPEDVTRPQLPPQPEVQPLQETQKLPEIPPSPAPSPEAVLPPPPKAPPVPQRPKPKPVQPPKPKPVQKPAEHVEENPKDAPPAPAAPPSPDAAQAASAARQAQASWYGKVAGHLLRFKRYPRMAELRHEEGVVKVRFAVDETGHVTGFTIVTSSGHELLDEGAREWIHRAQPLPPPPQEISHGRPMVLSVPLSFTIADR, via the coding sequence ATGGTGTCAGCCGCAACACCTGACCGGACTGTACAGACCATCCGTCCGGTCATCCCGCCGACGCTGCTCCCCGGACTGGCCGGGCTGACCCTTGGCCCGAGCGGTTTGCCGGAGTCCCGAACCCGTGCGCTGATGCGCTATTCGGGGGCCTGCCTGGTGATTCTGGGGCTGCATGTGGCTATGTTCGCCTATGTCAGCCAGCTTCATCCTGTGCCGATTGGCGACAGCAATGATTCTCCTCCGGCGGTGATGATTGATCTGCCTCCTGCTGCACCCACGCCATCAGCACCGCCCCCTGAAGATGTGACCCGTCCTCAACTGCCGCCGCAGCCAGAGGTTCAGCCGCTTCAGGAAACCCAGAAACTGCCCGAGATTCCCCCTTCTCCGGCGCCATCGCCGGAAGCGGTGTTGCCGCCTCCGCCCAAAGCCCCACCGGTTCCGCAGCGTCCCAAACCAAAGCCGGTGCAGCCGCCAAAGCCAAAACCGGTTCAGAAACCGGCTGAGCATGTCGAGGAAAACCCCAAGGATGCTCCGCCTGCTCCGGCGGCACCGCCATCACCGGATGCTGCTCAGGCTGCTTCAGCAGCGCGTCAGGCACAGGCGTCATGGTACGGGAAGGTGGCCGGGCATTTGCTGCGCTTCAAGCGGTACCCCCGTATGGCCGAGCTTCGGCATGAGGAAGGCGTGGTCAAGGTCCGCTTTGCCGTGGATGAGACAGGTCATGTGACGGGCTTTACGATCGTGACCTCTTCCGGCCATGAACTGCTGGATGAGGGCGCGCGGGAATGGATCCACCGCGCACAGCCGCTGCCACCGCCGCCTCAGGAGATAAGCCATGGTCGCCCGATGGTGCTGAGTGTTCCGCTCAGCTTTACGATCGCTGATCGCTGA
- a CDS encoding aminotransferase class V-fold PLP-dependent enzyme — protein MTGRHFLHVPGPTNIPDRVLRAMHVPSEDHRNPTFPNLTLPLFKQLKRLVRTETGQAFIFPSSGTGAWEAVMTNTLSSGDRVLASRFGQFSHLWIDLAKRHGLDVIVQEEEWGTGASPEHIQAELEKDTAHQIKAVMVVQNETATGVTSDVAAVRKAIDAAKHPALLFVDGVSSIGSIDFRMDDWKVDAIITGSQKGLMLPAGLGIAVVSQKALEAQKAARANNPLRRVYFDFEDQSKANETGYFPYTPALPLLYGLREALQIILDEEGLDNVIARHHYLAQGVREAVKAWGLTLCAKDQKWYSDTVSAILVPEGFNGADVISRAFKRYNLALGAGLSQVAGKLFRIGHLGDLNELMCLGAITGAEMAMRDIGIDVKPGSGAAAAEEYYRTNGK, from the coding sequence ATGACGGGTCGTCATTTTCTGCACGTGCCGGGTCCCACCAACATTCCGGATCGCGTCCTGCGTGCGATGCATGTTCCCAGCGAGGATCATCGCAACCCGACCTTCCCGAACCTGACCCTGCCGCTGTTCAAGCAGCTGAAGCGTCTGGTCCGCACCGAGACCGGTCAGGCTTTCATCTTCCCCTCTTCCGGCACCGGCGCCTGGGAAGCGGTGATGACCAACACCCTGTCCAGTGGTGACAGGGTTCTGGCCTCCCGTTTCGGCCAGTTCAGCCATCTGTGGATTGACCTGGCCAAGCGCCATGGTCTGGACGTGATCGTTCAGGAAGAAGAATGGGGCACGGGCGCTTCCCCGGAACACATCCAGGCCGAACTGGAAAAAGACACCGCGCATCAGATCAAGGCGGTGATGGTGGTTCAGAACGAAACCGCCACCGGCGTCACCAGCGACGTTGCTGCCGTCCGCAAGGCGATCGACGCCGCGAAGCATCCGGCGCTGCTGTTCGTTGACGGTGTCAGCTCCATCGGCTCCATCGATTTCCGCATGGATGACTGGAAGGTCGACGCGATCATCACCGGCTCCCAGAAGGGCCTGATGCTGCCGGCCGGTCTCGGTATTGCCGTCGTCAGCCAGAAGGCGCTGGAAGCGCAGAAGGCCGCCCGTGCCAACAATCCGCTGCGTCGCGTGTATTTCGACTTCGAAGATCAGTCGAAGGCGAATGAAACCGGCTATTTCCCCTACACTCCGGCCCTGCCGCTGCTGTACGGGCTGCGTGAAGCGCTGCAGATCATCCTCGACGAGGAAGGTCTGGATAACGTCATCGCCCGTCATCACTACCTGGCTCAGGGTGTGCGCGAAGCGGTGAAGGCGTGGGGCCTGACGCTCTGTGCGAAGGACCAGAAGTGGTACAGCGACACTGTCAGCGCCATCCTGGTTCCGGAAGGCTTCAACGGTGCCGATGTGATCTCCCGTGCGTTCAAGCGCTATAACCTCGCTCTGGGTGCTGGTCTGTCACAGGTTGCCGGCAAGCTGTTCCGTATCGGCCATCTGGGCGATCTGAACGAGCTGATGTGCCTGGGTGCCATCACCGGGGCGGAAATGGCGATGCGCGATATCGGCATCGACGTGAAGCCGGGCAGCGGTGCAGCTGCTGCTGAAGAATACTATCGCACGAACGGCAAATAA
- a CDS encoding copper resistance D family protein yields MSLLVDVFGYLSVVIHGLTIVAQSMMLGAILFLALLARPLASRMGTAGPDVIRDSTRIAFWSALGLMMTEAAAIGLQISVISSTVDLPINGILGAGFAVSGLIKIAAAFAIAVLLAGGRLRAPLGPLLLAGAIELGAATMTTHAAARIDNSLLLLVVEGLHQLGAAIWVGGIPCFVAALARIRDVSALQAVGPRFSRLSMAGVAFILVSGIIMAWYYIGSWQGFYGTAYGVMVGAKIVMLLMLLALGYGNLKVTERLKRDPATPVLRMKRFAEAEIGIGFTLFFAAASLTSVPPAIDLTQDRASLHEIAERNRPVWPRLTSPDHDQLALIEKQQQLDTEAATAHTNPQLAFEPGSGDLPPRNAADIAWSEYNHHWAGIFVATIGMLALLNRAGLRMARHWPLIFLLMAGFLLVRSDPEVWPLGQEGFFASLRDVEVLQHRLFVVLIVVFGLFEWRVRVGGLEHSRAALVFPLLTAIGSALLLTHNHAIANVKEQLLIELTHTPLALTGVLAGWSRWLEIRADGRTARIAGWIWPVCFVLIGLMLLSYREA; encoded by the coding sequence GTGTCCCTTCTCGTTGATGTTTTCGGCTATCTCAGCGTCGTCATTCATGGGCTGACCATCGTCGCCCAGTCGATGATGCTGGGGGCCATTCTCTTTCTGGCTCTCCTGGCCCGACCACTGGCTTCACGGATGGGAACCGCCGGGCCTGATGTCATCCGGGACAGCACCCGGATCGCTTTCTGGTCTGCGCTCGGCCTGATGATGACGGAGGCCGCCGCTATCGGCCTTCAGATCTCCGTCATTTCCAGCACCGTTGATCTGCCGATCAACGGTATTCTGGGAGCCGGTTTTGCAGTGTCCGGGCTGATCAAGATCGCTGCCGCTTTCGCGATAGCCGTGCTGTTGGCGGGGGGAAGACTGCGTGCGCCGCTGGGGCCATTGCTACTGGCCGGGGCCATCGAACTCGGGGCCGCCACCATGACCACCCATGCCGCAGCACGGATCGATAACAGCCTGCTGCTGCTGGTTGTTGAAGGGTTGCATCAGTTGGGTGCTGCAATCTGGGTAGGGGGCATCCCATGCTTTGTGGCCGCACTCGCCCGCATCAGGGATGTGAGCGCATTGCAGGCTGTCGGCCCCCGGTTTTCGCGCCTCTCCATGGCGGGCGTGGCTTTCATTCTCGTCTCCGGCATCATCATGGCATGGTATTATATCGGCTCATGGCAGGGATTTTACGGCACGGCCTATGGTGTCATGGTCGGAGCCAAGATCGTCATGCTGCTGATGTTGCTGGCGCTTGGCTATGGCAATCTGAAAGTCACCGAGCGGCTGAAGCGTGACCCTGCGACACCCGTGCTGCGTATGAAGCGGTTTGCCGAGGCGGAAATAGGCATCGGCTTCACGCTGTTTTTTGCCGCGGCCTCTCTGACCTCCGTGCCGCCGGCCATTGATCTGACGCAGGATCGGGCGAGCTTGCACGAAATCGCCGAACGCAACCGTCCGGTCTGGCCGCGCCTGACCTCCCCTGATCACGACCAACTGGCCCTGATCGAAAAACAGCAACAGCTGGATACGGAAGCCGCCACAGCCCATACCAATCCCCAACTCGCTTTCGAACCGGGTTCCGGCGATCTGCCGCCGCGTAATGCCGCCGATATCGCCTGGAGCGAATATAACCATCATTGGGCCGGTATTTTCGTGGCAACTATCGGCATGCTGGCCCTGCTCAATCGGGCAGGATTAAGGATGGCCCGTCACTGGCCTCTGATTTTTCTGCTGATGGCAGGATTTCTGCTGGTGCGCTCCGATCCTGAAGTGTGGCCGCTGGGCCAGGAAGGATTTTTCGCCTCCCTGCGCGATGTGGAGGTACTGCAACATAGGCTGTTCGTGGTCCTGATCGTGGTGTTCGGTCTGTTCGAATGGCGCGTCAGGGTTGGCGGGCTGGAGCATTCCCGCGCCGCGCTGGTGTTTCCATTGCTGACGGCAATCGGCAGTGCACTGCTGCTGACCCATAATCACGCCATTGCCAATGTGAAGGAGCAGCTTCTGATCGAGCTGACCCATACCCCGCTGGCCCTGACCGGGGTGCTGGCAGGATGGTCTCGCTGGCTGGAGATCAGGGCCGATGGCCGAACCGCCCGGATTGCCGGATGGATCTGGCCGGTCTGCTTCGTCCTGATCGGGCTGATGCTGCTGTCTTACCGGGAAGCCTGA
- a CDS encoding formate--tetrahydrofolate ligase, whose protein sequence is MSTEANKPRGNQHQEAKSDAEIAQAAFMRPIVDVAAEKLGIAAQHLAPYGHYKAKIDLNYLSSLNSRPDGKLVLVTAISPTPAGEGKTTTTVGLTDALNHIGKKAVACLREPSLGPCFGVKGGAAGGGYAQVVPMEDINLHFTGDFHAIGAANNLLAALIDNHVYWGNELGIDPRRIGWRRAVDMNDRALRSIVSSLGGVSNGYPREDGFDITVASEVMAIFCLATDLDDLQRRLGNIIVGHTKDRKPIRASELSAAGSMAVLLKDAIAPNLVQTLEHNPAFIHGGPFANIAHGCNSVIATRAALKLSDYVVTEAGFGADLGAEKFFDIKCRKAGLSPSAVVIVATVRALKMHGGVAKDALKTENVEAVQKGFANLERHIQNVRKFGVPVVVGVNKFSADTDAEFRMLHDLCAKMGVPCVSSDHWANGGAGAADLAHEVVKLVEGGSADFKPLYPEDMPLWDKLRTIATEIYGASDITADAAVRKRFDELQKEGFGHLPICVAKTQYSFSTDANLRGAPSGHVIPVRDLRLSAGAEFVVAICGDIMTMPGLPKVPAANAIRLASNGTIAGLF, encoded by the coding sequence ATGTCTACGGAAGCAAACAAGCCGCGCGGCAATCAGCATCAGGAAGCAAAAAGCGACGCCGAGATCGCGCAGGCGGCATTTATGCGGCCGATTGTCGACGTTGCGGCAGAAAAGCTGGGTATTGCCGCTCAGCATTTGGCTCCGTATGGCCACTACAAGGCCAAAATTGATTTGAATTATCTATCATCGCTGAACAGCCGTCCTGACGGTAAGCTGGTTCTGGTGACGGCGATCAGCCCCACCCCGGCGGGTGAAGGCAAAACCACGACGACGGTGGGCCTGACCGATGCGCTGAATCATATCGGCAAGAAGGCAGTTGCCTGTCTGCGTGAGCCTTCGCTGGGTCCGTGTTTCGGTGTGAAGGGTGGCGCTGCCGGCGGCGGATACGCCCAGGTGGTGCCGATGGAAGACATCAACCTGCATTTCACCGGCGATTTCCACGCGATCGGTGCAGCCAACAACCTGCTGGCCGCCCTGATCGACAACCATGTCTACTGGGGTAACGAGCTCGGCATCGACCCGCGTCGCATTGGCTGGCGCCGTGCGGTGGACATGAATGATCGCGCCCTGCGCTCCATCGTGTCCTCGCTGGGGGGCGTCTCCAACGGTTATCCGCGTGAGGATGGCTTCGACATCACCGTGGCCTCCGAAGTGATGGCGATTTTCTGCCTCGCCACCGATCTGGATGATCTGCAACGCCGTCTTGGCAACATCATCGTCGGCCACACCAAGGACCGTAAGCCGATCCGCGCCAGTGAGCTGAGCGCCGCCGGGTCCATGGCCGTGCTGCTGAAAGATGCGATCGCGCCGAATCTGGTGCAGACGCTGGAACACAATCCGGCCTTCATCCATGGCGGTCCGTTCGCCAATATCGCCCATGGCTGCAACAGCGTGATCGCGACCCGCGCCGCGCTGAAGCTGTCCGATTATGTGGTGACGGAAGCGGGCTTCGGTGCCGATCTGGGGGCTGAGAAGTTCTTCGACATCAAGTGTCGCAAGGCTGGACTCTCTCCGTCTGCCGTGGTGATCGTGGCGACGGTGCGCGCCCTGAAGATGCATGGCGGCGTGGCCAAGGATGCGCTGAAGACCGAAAATGTCGAAGCCGTGCAGAAGGGGTTCGCCAATCTGGAACGCCATATCCAGAACGTCCGCAAGTTCGGCGTGCCGGTTGTGGTCGGCGTGAACAAGTTCAGTGCCGATACGGATGCCGAATTCCGGATGCTGCATGATCTGTGCGCGAAAATGGGCGTCCCCTGCGTCAGCTCCGACCATTGGGCCAATGGCGGTGCGGGTGCCGCCGATCTGGCGCATGAGGTGGTCAAGCTGGTGGAAGGCGGCTCCGCCGATTTCAAGCCGCTGTATCCGGAAGACATGCCCCTCTGGGACAAGCTGCGCACCATTGCCACCGAGATCTATGGCGCGTCCGACATCACGGCCGATGCCGCAGTGCGCAAGCGGTTCGACGAATTGCAGAAGGAAGGATTCGGCCACCTGCCGATCTGTGTCGCCAAGACGCAGTACAGCTTCAGCACCGATGCGAATCTGCGTGGCGCGCCGTCCGGGCACGTCATTCCTGTGCGTGATCTGCGTCTGTCTGCGGGCGCCGAGTTCGTCGTCGCGATCTGCGGCGACATCATGACCATGCCGGGTCTGCCGAAAGTACCTGCTGCCAACGCTATCCGCCTGGCATCGAATGGTACTATCGCCGGATTGTTCTAA
- the fchA gene encoding methenyltetrahydrofolate cyclohydrolase translates to MTAGVSFKDESVEAFLEQLASKASTPGGGSAAAVMGAIGAALSSMVCNLTIGKKKYAEVEEELKGVLAQADALRLKLIAAIEEDVQAFDAVMGAYGMPKATEEEQAARKEAIQKALHLATDAPLDCARLCRDAIDLAEIVSRKGNAAVISDGGVAVLAAHAGLRSSALNVYVNAKAIEDRAFAESRLQELQEILGSAGEKTEATYELVRSQLI, encoded by the coding sequence ATGACCGCAGGCGTCTCGTTCAAGGACGAAAGCGTCGAGGCTTTCCTCGAACAACTGGCGAGCAAGGCTTCCACCCCCGGTGGTGGAAGTGCCGCTGCGGTGATGGGGGCAATCGGTGCGGCCCTGTCCAGCATGGTCTGCAACCTGACCATCGGTAAGAAGAAGTATGCCGAGGTTGAGGAGGAGCTGAAAGGCGTTCTGGCGCAGGCCGATGCGCTGCGTCTCAAGCTGATTGCGGCGATTGAGGAAGACGTGCAGGCTTTCGATGCGGTCATGGGTGCCTACGGCATGCCAAAGGCCACGGAAGAGGAACAGGCTGCCCGCAAGGAAGCGATCCAGAAGGCCCTGCATCTGGCCACGGATGCGCCGCTGGACTGCGCACGCCTTTGCCGTGATGCGATTGACCTGGCGGAGATCGTCAGCCGCAAGGGGAATGCGGCGGTCATCAGTGATGGCGGCGTGGCCGTTCTGGCTGCCCATGCCGGGCTGCGCAGCTCGGCACTGAACGTGTATGTCAATGCCAAGGCCATCGAAGACCGCGCATTTGCGGAAAGCCGTCTGCAGGAGCTTCAGGAGATTCTGGGCAGTGCAGGCGAAAAGACGGAAGCGACATACGAGCTGGTGAGATCACAGCTCATCTGA
- the exbD gene encoding TonB system transport protein ExbD, with protein sequence MAMGVGDLETAGGDDLAEAHEINVTPFIDVMLVLLIIFMVAAPLATVDVAVDLPSSTSKIHKRPEKPVFVSLKADKTLTVGEEAVPEAMLGQAVSQITHGDKEQRIFLRADKTVPYEALMKVMDSLRAAGYLKIGLVTLDAAVN encoded by the coding sequence ATGGCGATGGGTGTGGGTGATCTGGAGACCGCAGGCGGCGATGATCTGGCCGAGGCGCATGAAATCAATGTGACGCCCTTTATCGATGTGATGCTGGTGCTTCTGATCATTTTCATGGTCGCGGCCCCGCTGGCGACGGTGGATGTGGCGGTTGATCTTCCATCCTCGACCTCCAAAATCCACAAACGGCCGGAAAAGCCGGTTTTTGTCAGTCTGAAGGCGGACAAGACCCTGACTGTGGGTGAGGAAGCGGTGCCTGAGGCTATGTTGGGTCAGGCGGTGTCCCAGATTACACATGGCGACAAGGAACAGAGGATTTTCCTGCGCGCTGATAAGACGGTGCCTTATGAGGCGCTGATGAAGGTGATGGATTCCCTGCGGGCAGCGGGATACCTGAAAATCGGTCTGGTGACTCTGGATGCGGCGGTGAACTGA
- a CDS encoding NADP-dependent methylenetetrahydromethanopterin/methylenetetrahydrofolate dehydrogenase codes for MTAKLLYQFDTDWTPSVFDSVVAYDGGADHVIGHANVTPENVGALVDGAIFTRGPKEKRFTALWIGGGSMEAGEAVLSAVKKKFFGNFRVSVMLDSNGSNTTAAAGVALLAKAAPLKGKKAIVLAGTGPVGMRAAGLMALEGADVTITGRQKDRTEKAAAAISKRFGVEVKAIEAADAAAREAAIQGQQVVYAAGAIGFELLSEEAWKKTSSVELLADVNAQPPLGIGGVGVMDKGKEYEGGAGTVKGFGALGIGGLKLKLHRACIAQLFEKDDQVLDAEGIYALAKEMA; via the coding sequence ATGACAGCGAAACTGCTGTATCAATTTGATACTGACTGGACCCCGAGCGTTTTCGACAGCGTTGTTGCGTATGACGGCGGCGCGGATCATGTGATTGGCCATGCCAATGTGACGCCCGAGAATGTCGGTGCTCTGGTCGATGGTGCGATCTTCACGCGCGGTCCGAAGGAAAAGCGCTTCACCGCTCTGTGGATCGGCGGTGGCAGCATGGAGGCCGGTGAGGCCGTGCTGAGCGCGGTGAAGAAGAAATTCTTCGGCAATTTCCGCGTCTCCGTGATGCTGGACAGCAATGGCTCCAACACCACCGCTGCGGCGGGTGTGGCGCTGTTGGCCAAGGCGGCTCCGCTGAAAGGCAAGAAGGCGATCGTGCTGGCCGGAACCGGTCCGGTGGGTATGCGCGCTGCCGGTCTGATGGCGCTGGAGGGGGCCGATGTCACCATCACCGGCCGTCAGAAGGACCGCACTGAAAAAGCCGCCGCTGCGATCAGCAAGCGTTTCGGCGTTGAGGTGAAGGCGATCGAGGCTGCTGATGCTGCGGCGCGTGAAGCCGCCATTCAGGGTCAGCAGGTGGTGTATGCCGCCGGTGCGATCGGGTTCGAACTGCTGTCCGAAGAGGCCTGGAAAAAGACCTCCTCCGTCGAGCTGCTGGCCGATGTGAATGCACAGCCTCCGCTGGGTATTGGCGGGGTTGGCGTCATGGACAAGGGCAAGGAATACGAAGGCGGCGCCGGTACCGTGAAGGGCTTCGGTGCGCTGGGTATCGGCGGCCTGAAGCTGAAGCTGCATCGTGCCTGCATCGCCCAGCTGTTTGAGAAGGACGATCAGGTTCTGGACGCGGAGGGCATCTACGCCCTGGCGAAGGAAATGGCGTGA
- a CDS encoding D-2-hydroxyacid dehydrogenase, with product MTQKIVFLDRETLGATVRRPGFAHEYVEYDVTAPDQVVERLKDATIAITNKIPLRADTLAQLPNLKLIAVAATGTDVIDKVAAKKQGIVVSNIRGYAFNTVPEHVVALMFALRRNLLAYAVDVQNGVWNKARQFCFFPHPIRDIAGSTMGIVGYGALGKSIAERARALGMKVIAYDAFPQEGLVDFETILRDSDVITIHAPLTDETRNMFGAAEFKKMKNSAILINTARGGLVDEAALAQALKEGEIAGAGFDVLTQEPPVNGNVLLDPTIPNLIVTPHVAWASTEAMQILADQLVDNIEAFVSGKPANVVE from the coding sequence ATGACCCAGAAGATCGTTTTCCTCGATCGCGAAACGCTCGGCGCCACGGTGCGCAGGCCCGGTTTTGCACATGAGTATGTCGAATATGACGTGACCGCCCCTGATCAGGTGGTGGAACGACTGAAGGACGCAACGATCGCCATTACCAACAAGATACCGCTGCGCGCCGATACGCTGGCCCAGCTTCCCAATCTGAAGCTGATCGCGGTTGCGGCGACGGGTACTGATGTCATCGACAAGGTGGCTGCCAAAAAGCAGGGCATTGTTGTCTCCAACATTCGCGGCTATGCGTTCAACACCGTTCCGGAACATGTTGTTGCGCTGATGTTCGCGCTGCGCCGCAACCTGCTGGCCTATGCCGTGGATGTGCAGAACGGCGTGTGGAACAAGGCCCGCCAGTTCTGCTTCTTCCCGCATCCGATCCGCGACATTGCCGGCTCCACCATGGGCATTGTCGGCTATGGTGCGCTGGGCAAGTCCATTGCTGAACGGGCGCGTGCGCTCGGCATGAAGGTCATTGCCTATGATGCGTTCCCGCAGGAAGGGCTGGTGGATTTCGAAACCATCCTGCGTGACAGTGACGTGATCACGATTCACGCTCCCCTGACCGATGAGACGCGCAACATGTTCGGCGCGGCTGAGTTCAAAAAGATGAAGAACAGCGCGATCCTGATCAACACTGCGCGTGGTGGTCTGGTGGACGAAGCTGCTCTGGCGCAGGCGCTGAAAGAGGGTGAAATCGCCGGTGCGGGCTTCGACGTGCTGACGCAGGAGCCGCCGGTGAACGGCAACGTACTGCTGGATCCGACTATTCCCAATCTGATCGTGACCCCGCATGTCGCCTGGGCGAGCACCGAGGCGATGCAGATTCTGGCCGATCAGCTGGTGGACAATATTGAGGCTTTTGTCTCCGGCAAGCCTGCCAACGTGGTCGAGTAA
- a CDS encoding L,D-transpeptidase: MMDAQGAETLTAAAAPVPSLQTTPSEIQTIPLIPSLPSLGKSEALAEASLLRRAMQREVPRTSLSITPEEKSRWIGLTATALRQAGIVLDREQLLIVVDRAPRMQYLLPVLADGGDPAGWMILGKAHVSTGQPGRKDHYLTPTGVFPHSTGILDYRAQGTYNENHIRGLGVKGMRVWDFGWQNARKGWRTDGETGDIRLLMHATDPAVLESRIGRQASQGCVRLPAALNLFLDRHGLLDADYEQTAAYDISFRALLRPDRTPTPIAGKYMVVIDSSGAPL, encoded by the coding sequence ATGATGGATGCCCAAGGGGCTGAAACACTGACAGCGGCGGCAGCGCCGGTACCGTCACTCCAGACGACTCCGTCCGAGATTCAGACAATCCCGCTGATTCCCTCCCTCCCCAGCCTCGGCAAGTCAGAAGCCCTGGCGGAGGCCAGTCTTCTGCGTCGTGCCATGCAGCGGGAAGTTCCCCGGACCAGCCTGTCCATCACACCGGAAGAAAAAAGCCGATGGATCGGCCTGACCGCCACAGCACTCAGGCAGGCAGGGATCGTCCTTGACCGGGAACAGCTTCTGATCGTGGTCGATCGTGCACCGCGTATGCAATATCTGCTGCCCGTTCTGGCGGATGGTGGAGATCCTGCCGGCTGGATGATTCTGGGCAAGGCCCATGTTTCGACCGGCCAGCCGGGGCGGAAAGACCATTATCTGACTCCCACCGGTGTTTTCCCCCACAGCACAGGCATTCTGGATTACCGGGCTCAGGGTACCTATAATGAAAACCATATCCGCGGCCTGGGGGTAAAAGGCATGCGGGTATGGGATTTCGGCTGGCAGAATGCCCGCAAAGGCTGGCGAACCGATGGTGAGACGGGTGATATCCGGTTGCTGATGCATGCCACCGACCCCGCAGTACTGGAAAGCCGGATCGGACGGCAGGCTTCACAAGGATGTGTAAGGCTGCCCGCCGCGCTCAACCTGTTTCTGGATCGGCACGGCTTGCTGGATGCCGATTACGAACAAACCGCAGCCTATGACATCAGTTTTCGCGCCCTGCTTCGACCGGACCGGACCCCGACCCCCATCGCCGGCAAATATATGGTGGTGATCGACAGCAGCGGCGCACCTCTTTAA
- a CDS encoding copper resistance CopC family protein, whose product MTVFRSTGAALFGIILAALAALMPQTASAHAILLGSTPAAGSTVPPGSQTIELHFNSRIDKKRSRISLSSPDKHKTVLAIAPDGQPDILDVTAVLDQPGDYVLHWQVLAVDGHITRGEVPLTVSKSAP is encoded by the coding sequence TTGACCGTATTCCGCTCGACCGGCGCTGCCCTTTTCGGGATCATACTTGCTGCTCTGGCTGCCCTGATGCCGCAGACCGCTTCAGCCCACGCCATCCTGCTCGGCAGCACGCCCGCCGCCGGCAGCACCGTTCCGCCTGGCAGCCAGACCATCGAACTTCATTTCAACAGCCGGATCGACAAGAAGCGCTCGCGCATTTCGCTTTCAAGCCCGGACAAACACAAGACCGTGCTGGCCATCGCACCAGACGGACAGCCCGATATTCTGGACGTCACCGCTGTGCTCGATCAGCCCGGAGACTATGTGCTGCATTGGCAGGTTCTGGCAGTGGATGGCCATATCACACGCGGTGAGGTGCCGCTGACTGTCTCAAAAAGCGCCCCCTGA